TCAACAAGGCGGTGATCTGACCGCGGTGGTGGGTCTGATGGTTGAACAGGTGGGTCAGCACCCCATCCACGCGTTTACGCACGCGATCGCCGTCGCGCGTGGCGTACTCGAGAATCTGCGCGCCCTTCGCCTCACTGACTCCCTCGACGTAGGTGATTAGCACCGCATCCATCGCCGTACGCTCGTGGCGAAGCGCCTCCCGATCCGCGCAAAGCTGCTGATCGTGCGCCGTGGGCATTGCTCGGGACCGAAGCTGCTCCAGCGCGAACTCTCCGGGGAAACGATCTGCCAGGCGCTTCAGCCACACCAGGTCCCACACCAATAGGTGGTTCATCGTGAGGTGGATCGACCGGAAAAATGCGCCCAAGTCTCGCCTGTAGTCCGCGTCCGTGAGCTCGTCGATGACGCCGAGAAGGCGTTCGTTCATCCAGCGGTTGTACGCTGCCCGACTGCGGAAAGGTGGCGGGCCGCCCTCAGGGTGCGCTAGCAGGTTGTCGAAGTGCAGGGTGGCCCGCTCGAAACGATCTCGACACCCCGGGTTGCAGAAGCCCACGGCCCGCTGGCGGTACAGAGTGATCGAATCCGCGCTCACGGGATCGCCCGACCAGGGGCAGTGCGTATTGATCGCGGTCACTTGTTGCATCGGGTCACTCTACCGATTTGCACTGGCCCAAACTTGGGCCAATGCGGACTGGGCCAGTTGGGCCAATCGGCACACTCCGATCCTCACCGGCGGCGTTATAGTGATCAGCTTCGGCAATCGACGAGGGAGCACGCCACCCGCTATGGGCGCCGACGAGACGCTGCTCGCGCAGCTCAACTGGCACGCACGACCACAGGACGTGACCCTCTCGAGGCATTTGGCGGAGCGGATACGCGAGCTATTGATCGACGGCCACCTGCGGGGCGGCGATCGCTTGCCGTCGGCACGCGTGTTGGCCGGTGCCCTGGAGGTCGCCCGCGGCACGGTGGAGACCGCCTGGGACATGTTGCGCGCCGAGGGCCTAATCGAGTCGCGCGTGGGCGACGGCACGCGTATCAGCCACACCGCCGAATTGCTGCGCCAGCCGGTCGCCCCGAGCGACGCCTACGTCGGACCGGCCCTCAGCCACCGCGCGCCACCCCCCGCCATGGACCTCCCTCCTGCCGCCAACATCCTCGATCTGCGTCCCTGTCGGCCAGCCACCACCTTGTTCCCGCGCTCGGATTGGCGCCGTTGCCTGACCCTCGCCGCCAACGCACCCCCGTCGCCAGACTACGGCTGCGGTCGTGGTGATCTCTCCCTGCGAGAACAGCTCTGCCACTACCTGCGCAGGCGGCGGGGGCTACGCTACACGCCGCAGCAGATCATCATCACCAATGGCGCGGTCCATGCGATGCACCTCGCCAGCCGCGTGCTGCTGGGACCGGGCACCACCGTCGCCGTGGAAAACCCAGGCTATCCATTAGCCAGGCAGGTGTTCTCCACCACCGGTGCGACGATTGAGGAAGTACCGGTAGACGACGAAGGCTTACAGGTCCACACCTTGGCGAACGGACCAATACCCACCGTGGTGTACGTGACCCCTTCGCATCAGTTTCCCACCGGCGAGCGACTCTCCCTGCGCCGACGCCACGCGCTAGTCACCTGGTGCCGAGAACACGGCGCCTTGATCGTCGAGGACGATTACGACGGCGAGTTCCGCTATGACGTCCCGCCGCTCTCCCCCCTCGCCGCCTGGCCGGATGCACCGGTGCTCTACTGCGGCACCTTCTCAAAAACGATGTTTCCCGGATTGCGTATCGGCTTCGCCGCCGGCCACGAGGCGTTGATTGAGGCGATGGCCGATTGGCGTGCGATCAGCGAGTACAGCCCACCCACGCCAACCACCGCTGCGCTCGCCGAGTTCATCGCCAACGGCGCCTTCGAGCGGCACGTAGAGCGG
The nucleotide sequence above comes from Pseudomonadota bacterium. Encoded proteins:
- a CDS encoding DinB family protein — translated: MQQVTAINTHCPWSGDPVSADSITLYRQRAVGFCNPGCRDRFERATLHFDNLLAHPEGGPPPFRSRAAYNRWMNERLLGVIDELTDADYRRDLGAFFRSIHLTMNHLLVWDLVWLKRLADRFPGEFALEQLRSRAMPTAHDQQLCADREALRHERTAMDAVLITYVEGVSEAKGAQILEYATRDGDRVRKRVDGVLTHLFNHQTHHRGQITALLSQLGVDPGDTDLLLTLEEY
- a CDS encoding PLP-dependent aminotransferase family protein; the encoded protein is MGADETLLAQLNWHARPQDVTLSRHLAERIRELLIDGHLRGGDRLPSARVLAGALEVARGTVETAWDMLRAEGLIESRVGDGTRISHTAELLRQPVAPSDAYVGPALSHRAPPPAMDLPPAANILDLRPCRPATTLFPRSDWRRCLTLAANAPPSPDYGCGRGDLSLREQLCHYLRRRRGLRYTPQQIIITNGAVHAMHLASRVLLGPGTTVAVENPGYPLARQVFSTTGATIEEVPVDDEGLQVHTLANGPIPTVVYVTPSHQFPTGERLSLRRRHALVTWCREHGALIVEDDYDGEFRYDVPPLSPLAAWPDAPVLYCGTFSKTMFPGLRIGFAAGHEALIEAMADWRAISEYSPPTPTTAALAEFIANGAFERHVERMRQHYAKLGRALADTLAQTAPACSVTGLDAGLHAIIEPPQPHAAADVSAALHGQGVLLPTLCHYDGARASTRDGLVAGFSALSTAQITSLVTSLTKALADCQRQQRHRPRAN